In Octopus bimaculoides isolate UCB-OBI-ISO-001 chromosome 26, ASM119413v2, whole genome shotgun sequence, the following are encoded in one genomic region:
- the LOC106868385 gene encoding chitin-binding domain protein cbd-1: MYVYKQHAAKTLSARQQTTGPIMKLLILVLTSIAANLIILHQTNATNVGVDCSKVKDGFYEISCKSFVECKEGKKYQHYCNGTTVLDRRDMKCKDPAKVPKPCGEYRDCSERKDGRYPDLDNKCKSYFTCENHQYMGHNLCPAGLVFSMKLQLCDWPYNVKPPCGTKK; encoded by the exons atgtatgtatataaacaacacGCTGCTAAAACGTTATCTGCAAGACAACAAACCACAGGACCAATTATGAAGCTTCTGATATTAGTTCTTACTTCGATCGCTGCCAACTTAATCATTCTACACCAAACTAACGCCACCAATG tTGGCGTTGATTGTTCCAAAGTGAAAGATGGTTTCTATGAGATAAGCTGCAAGAGTTTTGTTGAATGTAAGGAGGGAAAGAAGTACCAACATTACTGTAACGGAACCACTGTCCTCGATAGAAGAGACATGAAGTGCAAAGA tccTGCCAAGGTACCGAAACCGTGTGGAGAATACAGAGACTGCAGTGAACGTAAGGATGGTCGTTATCCAGATCTTGACAACAAATGCAAATCTTACTTTACCTGTGAGAATCATCAATATATGGGACACAATCTGTGCCCGGCAG GTCTCGTCTTCTCCATGAAATTACAACTGTGCGACTGGCCTTACAACGTAAAACCGCCGTGTGGAACAAAGAAATAG
- the LOC106868374 gene encoding tanabin has translation MYAAKVRKVTKKPNKCESCLKEISIYKCPKCLIRYCSLNCYKIHFSLPESCASKSKENSAVTSQENGQNGIKESEDNHNTTKKSEEIQTTAKEPEDFQTTAKEPEDFQTTAKESEDFQTTAKEPEDFQTTAKEIEDSPMTAKEFEDSQMTAKESEHVQITVNESEDILMNAKESEHVQITVNESEGILMNAKESEHVQITVNESEGILMNAKESEHIQITVNESEHVQITVNESEGILMNAKESEHVQITVNESEGILMNAKESENGIVNDSVSEAGEMDISKKTNGNIAEDIERNDCLLVEDIQENVNLKGNGEMNVNKADDIEMNVKECENEKINCNVVDDGQMNVSTTDCGLMNVKSLEDGKVDVNECKNRTKTNVSLLENEERNNDSLTEEKGVSADVKLNADEQQKVVSLSDEGEINSNEVQQRKTVIDRDDQLDVSLADDDRSNVNSRRDDPDEQSSRYNPTDVGMTEDQVLPSQLKKLDTSKKLHELLSNRHLRDMLIRLNSSDNISHAIEAAMQEPIFSEYASVCLEVIGDNNTSTEDMFPDR, from the exons ATGT atGCTGCAAAAGTGAGGAAAGTTACAAAGAAGCCAAATAAATGCGAATCCTGTTTGAAGGAGATCAGCATTTATAAATGTCCCAAGTGTTTGATCAGATA TTGTTCCCTGAACTGTTATAAGATTCACTTCTCTCTGCCAG aATCCTGTGCTTCAAAATCTAAGGAGAATTCTGCTGTGACTTCACAAG aaaatggacaaaatgggATTAAAGAATCTGAAGATAACCACAATACAACTAAAAAAAGTGAAGAGATCCAGACGACTGCTAAAGAGCCTGAAGACTTCCAGACGACTGCTAAAGAGCCTGAAGACTTCCAGACGACTGCTAAAGAGTCTGAAGACTTCCAGACGACTGCTAAAGAGCCTGAAGACTTCCAGACGACTGCTAAAGAGATTGAAGACTCCCCAATGACTGCTAAAGAATTTGAGGACAGCCAGATGACTGCTAAAGAATCTGAACACGTTCAGATAACTGTTAATGAATCTGAAGACATTCTGATGAATGCCAAAGAATCTGAACACGTTCAGATAACTGTTAATGAATCTGAAGGCATTCTAATGAATGCCAAAGAATCTGAACACGTTCAGATAACTGTTAATGAATCTGAAGGCATTCTGATGAATGCCAAAGAATCTGAACACATTCAGATAACTGTTAATGAATCTGAACACGTTCAGATAACTGTTAATGAATCTGAAGGCATTCTGATGAATGCCAAAGAATCTGAACACGTTCAGATAACTGTTAATGAATCTGAAGGCATTCTGATGAATGCCAAAGAATCTGAAAATGGTATTGTGAATGATAGTGTATCTGAAGCTGGAGAAATGGATATTAGTAAGAAGACAAATGGTAATATTGCTGAAGACATTGAAAGGAATGATTGTTTACTGGTAGAGGATATCCAGGAGAATGTTAATTTGAAGGGTAATGGAGAAATGAATGTTAATAAAGCTGATGACATAGAAATGAATGTTAAAGAAtgtgaaaatgagaaaataaattgtaatgtggTTGATGATGGACAAATGAATGTCAGTACAACTGACTGTGGGTTAATGAATGTTAAAAGCTTGGAagatgggaaagtggatgttaatgaatgtaaaaatagaacCAAAACGAATGTTAGTTTACTGGAAAATGAGGAAAGAAATAACGACAGTCTTACTGAAGAGAAGGGGGTGTCAGCGGATGTTAAATTGAATGCAGACGAACAGCAAAAGGTTGTTAGTTTATCTGATGAAGGAGAAATAAATTCTAATGAAGTTCAACAAAGAAAGACTGTTATAGATAGAGATGATCAATTAGATGTTAGTTTAGCTGATGATGACCGATCGAACGTTAACTCCAGAAGAGATGATCCAGATGAACAGAGCAGTAGATATAATCCAACAGATGTAGGAATGACAGAAGATCAAGTGTTACCATCACAGCTCAAGAAATTag acacATCTAAGAAACTACATGAGCTTCTCAGCAACCGGCATCTACGGGACATGCTCATTAGATTAAACTCATCAGATAACATAAGCCATGCCATTGAAGCAGCCATGCAGGAACCCATATTTAGTGaatatgcttctgtgtgtttgGAAGTTATAGGAGATAACAACACCAGCACTGAAGACATGTTTCCTGATAGATAA